Proteins from one Impatiens glandulifera chromosome 2, dImpGla2.1, whole genome shotgun sequence genomic window:
- the LOC124928099 gene encoding transcriptional elongation regulator MINIYO isoform X2, with translation MALIINHVNQSVQHWVPRSVQSVGNYDQEMEEDAEDEDMTGFDPIAAFANPVKRKEKRGLDFSSWREIVAGNDPSSLKKKVNIHVETNKEGKTPGVAKVPENISSSLSTNGAALAKDVDMENGAHLLYEGKSKDLIMPSQSWEPNTEVKKVLSPEASKGEILVDKRDRITSLSQTTSIFTSKEVEDTQFSTSMEREIDAENRALLQRMTDDEIAEARAEILEKTKPSLIEALRKRGKDRLKSSSNSNSNMAAGRNLSDMQDGAYENGSRLRNDISSEETMPGSVTTRQVLASTKVSNTEVKVAQKVQDSRPGSSNLWNDWNRRVEAVRELRFSLDGDVTESDFVPELKPGASNQSGYTAENVSERDFLRTEGNPAAAGYTIKEAVALTRSVIPGQRALALHLIASLLGRALGHLCSNKILGSKENVETSRLIDWEAIWAYTLGPEPELVLSMRICLDDNHYSVVLGCTKVIHCMLSCYINEKYFDISEKLESSPKDLYTAPVFRRRPEIDFGFLHGGFWKYSTKPSNMLPPEEDNVNGEPEGEHTIKDDVTIAGQDVAAGFIRMGILPRLSYLLEANPSAALEEYIISILIAIARHSPVSTNTIMHHTRLVTILVERFMNKDLMEISSSKIKSITLLRILVRSNKKNCIQYLNDGTFQNVTWHLCRSVTYIDHWIKSGFDNCKLSSGLMVEELRFWKGFLQYGNCASYFSDFFPAICIWLNIPNFEKLIEKNLLDEYAAITREAFLVLAVLTRRLPNFYSSHNQEAASGKEDVDSWCWVHVGPMVDLAMKWIEFFKDTDYTSIIHKSGSSLLWVISAVFYFLSGVLERVIPDDTACFASGHLPYLPDFIPRIGLGLVKNEFSFTSWEHHSGYATDPNMTNSYIEYLCYLRKQGEDETSLASVCCLTGVVQVVNFVKRLIHLAKPGIPTIDNTTLPDQILKSALSELRSVLNIFMQLISSEWDFVQSVETFGRAGPVPGVGLGWGATKGGFWSDRALRVQTDAALVVNLLDVFKITFHMDFPTEDRTFTTQWIVSALELCLTVMPKSGLVLDKVFDLLFQVPVLEYLGSCIRGFIHPDKQPKSTMELKEEDFLVFSKTLASHFKKRWLGIKRKKTADRDGNSQKKNKKVGETLDTIHEECDMTGSEQQCTSLAVEWAHQRLPLPLHWFLSAISTANDSKSCYVPASSSAMNLDCGETADLLEVSKSGLFFLLGLEAMSSLASADICSPVNRVPIVWKMHSLSVLLFDIGVQEEEKSRFMYKELQDVYGQILDKSRLGREETIITYELLKFQSEIQESYDTFLENFVDQFSAVSYGDEVYGRQLAIYLHRCVETPVRLSAWTILANAHVLELLPPLENCIAEAEGYLEPPEEDEKILEAYLKSWESGNLDRSVTRGSLAYRLVLHHLSSFIFFSNKDDKLTTRYKLARSLLRDYSRKQQHEVMMMNFVEYQPARMNNSSLGQDGLGQKFEVLREACEGSSLLLREVEKLRLACHKNAACGNK, from the exons ATGGCCCT AATTATAAACCATGTAAACCAATCTGTGCAGCATTGGGTTCCAAGAAGTGTTCAAAGTGTTGGTAATTATGATCAAGAAATGGAAGAGGATGCTGAAGATGAAGATATGACGGGGTTTGACCCAATTGCAGCTTTTGCGAATCCAGTAAAAAGGAAAGAGAAAAGAGGATTGGATTTTAGCAGTTGGCGGGAAATTGTAGCAGGCAATGATCCTTcttctttgaaaaaaaaagtaaatatccATGTTGAGACCAACAAGGAAGGGAAGACTCCTGGAGTAGCCAAAGTTCCAGAAAATATTAGCAGCTCTCTTTCTACAAATGGGGCTGCGCTAGCAAAAGACGTGGACATGGAAAATGGAGCTCATCTGTTATATGAAGGGAAATCAAAAGATTTGATTATGCCTTCGCAATCATGGGAACCGAACACTGAGGTGAAGAAAGTTCTATCTCCGGAGGCATCGAAAGGTGAAATTCTAGTAGATAAACGGGATCGAATAACTTCATTATCCCAAACAACATCCATTTTTACTTCCAAAGAGGTGGAAGACACCCAATTTTCTACCAGTATGGAGAGGGAAATTGACGCTGAGAATCGCGCCCTGTTACAGAGAATGACAGATGATGAAATTGCGGAGGCACGAGCAGAGATTTTGGAGAAGACAAAACCTTCTCTAATAGAGGCTTTAAGGAAACGTGGAAAAGATAGATTGAAGAGTTCAAGTAACTCCAACTCTAACATGGCTGCCGGCAGAAACCTTAGTGATATGCAGGATGGCGCATATGAAAATGGTTCGCGTTTGAGAAATGACATCTCCTCTGAAGAAACAATGCCAGGATCAGTCACCACAAGGCAAGTGCTGGCATCCACGAAAGTTAGTAACACAGAAGTGAAGGTTGCACAGAAAGTGCAGGATTCTAGACCGGGGAGTAGCAATTTGTGGAATGACTGGAATAGAAGGGTTGAGGCTGTAAGGGAATTAAGATTCTCGTTAGATGGTGATGTTACTGAAAGTGATTTTGTCCCGGAGCTAAAGCCTG GTGCATCCAATCAGAGTGGGTATACTGCTGAGAACGTTTCTGAACGTGACTTCCTTCGAACTGAAGGAAATCCTGCCGCTGCAGGTTACACAATCAAAGAAGCAGTAGCTCTAACAAGAAGTGTG ATACCAGGTCAACGGGCTTTAGCTCTGCATTTAATTGCATCCTTGCTCGGTAGAGCGTTGGGACACCTTTGCTCAAACAAAATTCTCGGCAGCAAGGAAAATGTTGAAACAAGCAGGTTAATTGACTGGGAAGCAATTTGGGCATATACTCTTGGTCCAGAGCCGGAGTTGGTTTTATCAATGAG GATATGTCTAGATGATAATCACTATTCGGTAGTTTTGGGCTGCACAAAAGTCATCCACTGCATGTTGAGTTGTTACATCAATGAGAAGTACTTTGATATCTCTGAG AAACTAGAAAGCTCTCCAAAGGATCTCTATACTGCTCCTGTATTCAGAAGAAGGCCAGAAATTGACTTTGGTTTCCTTCATGGAGGCTTCTGGAAGTATAGTACTAAGCCTTCTAATATGTTGCCTCCTGAGGAAGATAATGTGAATGGTGAACCTGAAGGAGAGCATACCATTAAGGATGATGTCACTATTGCTGGCCAAGATGTTGCTGCAGGTTTCATTAGAATGGGAATTCTTCCAAGGCTTTCTTATCTCCTTGAG GCAAACCCATCTGCAGCTTTGGAGGAGTACATAATATCTATACTGATTGCAATAGCAAGGCATTCTCCTGTCTCCACAAACACTATCATGCATCACACAAGATTGGTCACGATTCTTGTTGAGCGATTTATGAACAAAGATCTAATGGAAATCAGTTCTTCTAAGATAAAATCTATTACCCTCCTGAGG ATCTTGGTTCGATCAAACAAGAAGAATTGTATACAATATCTGAATGATGGTACTTTTCAGAATGTTACGTGGCACCTCTGTAGGTCCGTAACCTATATTGATCACTGGATTAAATCGGGATTTGATAACTGTAAACTATCATCAGGGTTGATGGTTGAGGAACTACGCTTTTGGAAGGGTTTTCTACAGTATGGAAACTGTGCATCTTACTTCTCTGATTTTTTCCCAGCTATCTGCATATGGTTGAACATTCCAAACTTTGAAAAGCTCATAGAGAAGAATCTCCTAGATGAATATGCTGCCATCACAAGAGAAGCCTTCCTTGTTTTAGCAGTTCTGACTAGAAGACTTCCTAATTTTTATTCAAGTCATAATCAAGAAGCTGCGAGTGGGAAAGAGGATGTAGATAGTTGGTGTTGGGTCCATGTGGGCCCCATGGTTGATTTGGCTATGAAGTGGATTGAGTTTTTTAAGGATACTGATTATACTTCTATCATCCATAAGTCCGGAAGTTCATTACTCTGGGTGATCTCAGCggtcttttattttctttctggaGTGCTAGAAAGAGTGATCCCAGATGATACAGCATGCTTTGCTAGCGGGCATCTTCCGTATCTTCCAGATTTCATTCCTAGGATTGGGCTCGGATtagttaaaaatgaattttcattTACCTCATGGGAACACCATTCAGGTTATGCTACGGATCCTAATATGACAAACTCTTATATTGAGTATCTTTGTTATCTGAGAAAACAAGGTGAGGATGAGACGTCATTGGCTTCTGTTTGTTGTCTTACTGGAGTAGTCCAAGTTGTTAATTTTGTTAAGAGACTGATTCATCTGGCTAAGCCTGGGATACCGACGATAGATAATACGACACTTCCTGATCAAATACTGAAGTCAGCTCTCAGTGAACTCAGAAGTGTGCTCAACATTTTCATGCAGTTAATTTCTTCTGAGTGGGATTTTGTCCAGTCTGTGGAAACATTTGGACGGGCAGGTCCCGTTCCAGGGGTTGGACTGGGCTGGGGTGCGACTAAAGGTGGGTTTTGGTCTGATCGTGCTTTACGGGTTCAAACAGATGCCGCGTTGGTTGTTAATTTGCTTGATGTCtttaaaattacatttcacATGGATTTTCCTACAGAAGATAGGACTTTTACTACCCAATGGATAGTTTCAGCTCTTGAGCTGTGTTTAACTGTAATGCCCAAGTCTGGTTTAGTTCTGGACAAGGTGTTTGATCTCTTATTCCAGGTCCCTGTGTTGGAGTATCTTGGTTCATGCATCAGAGGTTTTATCCATCCtgataaacaaccaaaatcAACCATGGAACTGAAAGAAGAGGATTTCCTTGTTTTTAGCAAGACCCTAGCCTCCCATTTCAAAAAGAGATGGTTGGGCATAAAAAGGAAGAAAACTGCTGACAGAGATGGTAATAGTcagaaaaaaaacaagaaagttGGTGAGACTCTAGATACAATTCACGAGGAATGTGATATGACTGGTTCAGAACAGCAATGCACGTCTTTGGCAGTAGAATGGGCTCACCAGAGACTTCCCCTTCCACTACACTGGTTTCTCAGTGCGATCTCAACTGCCAATGACAGCAAGAGTTGTTATGTTCCAGCTTCGTCTAGCGCAATGAACCTGGATTGTGGGGAAACTGCTGATCTTCTTGAAGTATCCAAGAGTGggcttttctttcttttaggTCTCGAAGCAATGTCATCTCTTGCTTCTGCTGATATCTGTTCTCCTGTCAATAGAGTGCCAATAGTTTGGAAAATGCATTCTCTATCTGTACTCCTCTTTGATATAGGTGTTCAAGAAGAGGAAAAAAGTAGGTTCATGTACAAAGAATTACAAGATGTCTATGGCCAGATTCTCGACAAATCTAGATTGGGCAGAGAGGAAACTATAATAACATATGAACTTTTGAAGTTCCAATCTGAAATACAAGAAAGTTATGATACTTTCCTTGAAAACTTTGTTGATCAGTTTTCTGCGGTATCTTATGGTGATGAAGTTTATGGCCGACAACTAGCAATTTACCTACATCGATGCGTTGAGACTCCAGTGAGACTTTCTGCCTGGACTATACTGGCTAATGCCCATGTTCTTGAACTTCTCCCACCTTTGGAAAATTGTATTGCTGAGGCTGAAGGATATCTTGAGCCACCTGAG GAGGATGAAAAAATATTGGAGGCCTATTTAAAGTCATGGGAATCTGGTAACCTAGACAGATCTGTAACTCGAGGATCATTAGCTTACAGACTGGTTCTGCATCACCTTTCATCATTTATATTCTTCTCAAATAAAGATGACAAGCTAACAACACGATATAAGCTGGCCAGGTCGCTTCTGCGAGATTACTCCCGGAAACAACAACATGAG GTGATGATGATGAACTTTGTTGAGTACCAGCCAGCCCGAATGAACAATTCATCGTTAGGTCAGGATGGCTTAGGACAAAAGTTTGAAGTTTTAAGAGAGGCATGCGAAGGAAGTTCTTTACTCTTGCGTGAAGTTGAAAAGTTGAGGTTGGCTTGCCACAAAAATGCAGCTTGTGGAAACAAGTAA
- the LOC124928099 gene encoding transcriptional elongation regulator MINIYO isoform X1 — protein sequence MMKKNQQQQQKQKQSGSSMPKELPRRMTFENSSLKLSEDDTSHLVGSIVEKGITETGPIAPTSAPRITVLPFPVARHRSHGPHWVPRSVQSVGNYDQEMEEDAEDEDMTGFDPIAAFANPVKRKEKRGLDFSSWREIVAGNDPSSLKKKVNIHVETNKEGKTPGVAKVPENISSSLSTNGAALAKDVDMENGAHLLYEGKSKDLIMPSQSWEPNTEVKKVLSPEASKGEILVDKRDRITSLSQTTSIFTSKEVEDTQFSTSMEREIDAENRALLQRMTDDEIAEARAEILEKTKPSLIEALRKRGKDRLKSSSNSNSNMAAGRNLSDMQDGAYENGSRLRNDISSEETMPGSVTTRQVLASTKVSNTEVKVAQKVQDSRPGSSNLWNDWNRRVEAVRELRFSLDGDVTESDFVPELKPGASNQSGYTAENVSERDFLRTEGNPAAAGYTIKEAVALTRSVIPGQRALALHLIASLLGRALGHLCSNKILGSKENVETSRLIDWEAIWAYTLGPEPELVLSMRICLDDNHYSVVLGCTKVIHCMLSCYINEKYFDISEKLESSPKDLYTAPVFRRRPEIDFGFLHGGFWKYSTKPSNMLPPEEDNVNGEPEGEHTIKDDVTIAGQDVAAGFIRMGILPRLSYLLEANPSAALEEYIISILIAIARHSPVSTNTIMHHTRLVTILVERFMNKDLMEISSSKIKSITLLRILVRSNKKNCIQYLNDGTFQNVTWHLCRSVTYIDHWIKSGFDNCKLSSGLMVEELRFWKGFLQYGNCASYFSDFFPAICIWLNIPNFEKLIEKNLLDEYAAITREAFLVLAVLTRRLPNFYSSHNQEAASGKEDVDSWCWVHVGPMVDLAMKWIEFFKDTDYTSIIHKSGSSLLWVISAVFYFLSGVLERVIPDDTACFASGHLPYLPDFIPRIGLGLVKNEFSFTSWEHHSGYATDPNMTNSYIEYLCYLRKQGEDETSLASVCCLTGVVQVVNFVKRLIHLAKPGIPTIDNTTLPDQILKSALSELRSVLNIFMQLISSEWDFVQSVETFGRAGPVPGVGLGWGATKGGFWSDRALRVQTDAALVVNLLDVFKITFHMDFPTEDRTFTTQWIVSALELCLTVMPKSGLVLDKVFDLLFQVPVLEYLGSCIRGFIHPDKQPKSTMELKEEDFLVFSKTLASHFKKRWLGIKRKKTADRDGNSQKKNKKVGETLDTIHEECDMTGSEQQCTSLAVEWAHQRLPLPLHWFLSAISTANDSKSCYVPASSSAMNLDCGETADLLEVSKSGLFFLLGLEAMSSLASADICSPVNRVPIVWKMHSLSVLLFDIGVQEEEKSRFMYKELQDVYGQILDKSRLGREETIITYELLKFQSEIQESYDTFLENFVDQFSAVSYGDEVYGRQLAIYLHRCVETPVRLSAWTILANAHVLELLPPLENCIAEAEGYLEPPEEDEKILEAYLKSWESGNLDRSVTRGSLAYRLVLHHLSSFIFFSNKDDKLTTRYKLARSLLRDYSRKQQHEVMMMNFVEYQPARMNNSSLGQDGLGQKFEVLREACEGSSLLLREVEKLRLACHKNAACGNK from the exons atgatgaagaagaatcagcagcagcagcagaagcAGAAGCAGAGCGGCAGTAGTATGCCCAAAGAGCTTCCTCGCCGGATGACATTCGAGAACAGTTCCCTGAAATTATCAGAAGACGATACTTCCCACTTAGTTGGTAGCATAGTCGAGAAGGGCATCACCGAAACCGGACCTATTGCACCTACTTCGGCTCCTCGCATCACAGTTCTTCCTTTTCCGGTCGCTCGTCATCGCTCTCATGGCCCT CATTGGGTTCCAAGAAGTGTTCAAAGTGTTGGTAATTATGATCAAGAAATGGAAGAGGATGCTGAAGATGAAGATATGACGGGGTTTGACCCAATTGCAGCTTTTGCGAATCCAGTAAAAAGGAAAGAGAAAAGAGGATTGGATTTTAGCAGTTGGCGGGAAATTGTAGCAGGCAATGATCCTTcttctttgaaaaaaaaagtaaatatccATGTTGAGACCAACAAGGAAGGGAAGACTCCTGGAGTAGCCAAAGTTCCAGAAAATATTAGCAGCTCTCTTTCTACAAATGGGGCTGCGCTAGCAAAAGACGTGGACATGGAAAATGGAGCTCATCTGTTATATGAAGGGAAATCAAAAGATTTGATTATGCCTTCGCAATCATGGGAACCGAACACTGAGGTGAAGAAAGTTCTATCTCCGGAGGCATCGAAAGGTGAAATTCTAGTAGATAAACGGGATCGAATAACTTCATTATCCCAAACAACATCCATTTTTACTTCCAAAGAGGTGGAAGACACCCAATTTTCTACCAGTATGGAGAGGGAAATTGACGCTGAGAATCGCGCCCTGTTACAGAGAATGACAGATGATGAAATTGCGGAGGCACGAGCAGAGATTTTGGAGAAGACAAAACCTTCTCTAATAGAGGCTTTAAGGAAACGTGGAAAAGATAGATTGAAGAGTTCAAGTAACTCCAACTCTAACATGGCTGCCGGCAGAAACCTTAGTGATATGCAGGATGGCGCATATGAAAATGGTTCGCGTTTGAGAAATGACATCTCCTCTGAAGAAACAATGCCAGGATCAGTCACCACAAGGCAAGTGCTGGCATCCACGAAAGTTAGTAACACAGAAGTGAAGGTTGCACAGAAAGTGCAGGATTCTAGACCGGGGAGTAGCAATTTGTGGAATGACTGGAATAGAAGGGTTGAGGCTGTAAGGGAATTAAGATTCTCGTTAGATGGTGATGTTACTGAAAGTGATTTTGTCCCGGAGCTAAAGCCTG GTGCATCCAATCAGAGTGGGTATACTGCTGAGAACGTTTCTGAACGTGACTTCCTTCGAACTGAAGGAAATCCTGCCGCTGCAGGTTACACAATCAAAGAAGCAGTAGCTCTAACAAGAAGTGTG ATACCAGGTCAACGGGCTTTAGCTCTGCATTTAATTGCATCCTTGCTCGGTAGAGCGTTGGGACACCTTTGCTCAAACAAAATTCTCGGCAGCAAGGAAAATGTTGAAACAAGCAGGTTAATTGACTGGGAAGCAATTTGGGCATATACTCTTGGTCCAGAGCCGGAGTTGGTTTTATCAATGAG GATATGTCTAGATGATAATCACTATTCGGTAGTTTTGGGCTGCACAAAAGTCATCCACTGCATGTTGAGTTGTTACATCAATGAGAAGTACTTTGATATCTCTGAG AAACTAGAAAGCTCTCCAAAGGATCTCTATACTGCTCCTGTATTCAGAAGAAGGCCAGAAATTGACTTTGGTTTCCTTCATGGAGGCTTCTGGAAGTATAGTACTAAGCCTTCTAATATGTTGCCTCCTGAGGAAGATAATGTGAATGGTGAACCTGAAGGAGAGCATACCATTAAGGATGATGTCACTATTGCTGGCCAAGATGTTGCTGCAGGTTTCATTAGAATGGGAATTCTTCCAAGGCTTTCTTATCTCCTTGAG GCAAACCCATCTGCAGCTTTGGAGGAGTACATAATATCTATACTGATTGCAATAGCAAGGCATTCTCCTGTCTCCACAAACACTATCATGCATCACACAAGATTGGTCACGATTCTTGTTGAGCGATTTATGAACAAAGATCTAATGGAAATCAGTTCTTCTAAGATAAAATCTATTACCCTCCTGAGG ATCTTGGTTCGATCAAACAAGAAGAATTGTATACAATATCTGAATGATGGTACTTTTCAGAATGTTACGTGGCACCTCTGTAGGTCCGTAACCTATATTGATCACTGGATTAAATCGGGATTTGATAACTGTAAACTATCATCAGGGTTGATGGTTGAGGAACTACGCTTTTGGAAGGGTTTTCTACAGTATGGAAACTGTGCATCTTACTTCTCTGATTTTTTCCCAGCTATCTGCATATGGTTGAACATTCCAAACTTTGAAAAGCTCATAGAGAAGAATCTCCTAGATGAATATGCTGCCATCACAAGAGAAGCCTTCCTTGTTTTAGCAGTTCTGACTAGAAGACTTCCTAATTTTTATTCAAGTCATAATCAAGAAGCTGCGAGTGGGAAAGAGGATGTAGATAGTTGGTGTTGGGTCCATGTGGGCCCCATGGTTGATTTGGCTATGAAGTGGATTGAGTTTTTTAAGGATACTGATTATACTTCTATCATCCATAAGTCCGGAAGTTCATTACTCTGGGTGATCTCAGCggtcttttattttctttctggaGTGCTAGAAAGAGTGATCCCAGATGATACAGCATGCTTTGCTAGCGGGCATCTTCCGTATCTTCCAGATTTCATTCCTAGGATTGGGCTCGGATtagttaaaaatgaattttcattTACCTCATGGGAACACCATTCAGGTTATGCTACGGATCCTAATATGACAAACTCTTATATTGAGTATCTTTGTTATCTGAGAAAACAAGGTGAGGATGAGACGTCATTGGCTTCTGTTTGTTGTCTTACTGGAGTAGTCCAAGTTGTTAATTTTGTTAAGAGACTGATTCATCTGGCTAAGCCTGGGATACCGACGATAGATAATACGACACTTCCTGATCAAATACTGAAGTCAGCTCTCAGTGAACTCAGAAGTGTGCTCAACATTTTCATGCAGTTAATTTCTTCTGAGTGGGATTTTGTCCAGTCTGTGGAAACATTTGGACGGGCAGGTCCCGTTCCAGGGGTTGGACTGGGCTGGGGTGCGACTAAAGGTGGGTTTTGGTCTGATCGTGCTTTACGGGTTCAAACAGATGCCGCGTTGGTTGTTAATTTGCTTGATGTCtttaaaattacatttcacATGGATTTTCCTACAGAAGATAGGACTTTTACTACCCAATGGATAGTTTCAGCTCTTGAGCTGTGTTTAACTGTAATGCCCAAGTCTGGTTTAGTTCTGGACAAGGTGTTTGATCTCTTATTCCAGGTCCCTGTGTTGGAGTATCTTGGTTCATGCATCAGAGGTTTTATCCATCCtgataaacaaccaaaatcAACCATGGAACTGAAAGAAGAGGATTTCCTTGTTTTTAGCAAGACCCTAGCCTCCCATTTCAAAAAGAGATGGTTGGGCATAAAAAGGAAGAAAACTGCTGACAGAGATGGTAATAGTcagaaaaaaaacaagaaagttGGTGAGACTCTAGATACAATTCACGAGGAATGTGATATGACTGGTTCAGAACAGCAATGCACGTCTTTGGCAGTAGAATGGGCTCACCAGAGACTTCCCCTTCCACTACACTGGTTTCTCAGTGCGATCTCAACTGCCAATGACAGCAAGAGTTGTTATGTTCCAGCTTCGTCTAGCGCAATGAACCTGGATTGTGGGGAAACTGCTGATCTTCTTGAAGTATCCAAGAGTGggcttttctttcttttaggTCTCGAAGCAATGTCATCTCTTGCTTCTGCTGATATCTGTTCTCCTGTCAATAGAGTGCCAATAGTTTGGAAAATGCATTCTCTATCTGTACTCCTCTTTGATATAGGTGTTCAAGAAGAGGAAAAAAGTAGGTTCATGTACAAAGAATTACAAGATGTCTATGGCCAGATTCTCGACAAATCTAGATTGGGCAGAGAGGAAACTATAATAACATATGAACTTTTGAAGTTCCAATCTGAAATACAAGAAAGTTATGATACTTTCCTTGAAAACTTTGTTGATCAGTTTTCTGCGGTATCTTATGGTGATGAAGTTTATGGCCGACAACTAGCAATTTACCTACATCGATGCGTTGAGACTCCAGTGAGACTTTCTGCCTGGACTATACTGGCTAATGCCCATGTTCTTGAACTTCTCCCACCTTTGGAAAATTGTATTGCTGAGGCTGAAGGATATCTTGAGCCACCTGAG GAGGATGAAAAAATATTGGAGGCCTATTTAAAGTCATGGGAATCTGGTAACCTAGACAGATCTGTAACTCGAGGATCATTAGCTTACAGACTGGTTCTGCATCACCTTTCATCATTTATATTCTTCTCAAATAAAGATGACAAGCTAACAACACGATATAAGCTGGCCAGGTCGCTTCTGCGAGATTACTCCCGGAAACAACAACATGAG GTGATGATGATGAACTTTGTTGAGTACCAGCCAGCCCGAATGAACAATTCATCGTTAGGTCAGGATGGCTTAGGACAAAAGTTTGAAGTTTTAAGAGAGGCATGCGAAGGAAGTTCTTTACTCTTGCGTGAAGTTGAAAAGTTGAGGTTGGCTTGCCACAAAAATGCAGCTTGTGGAAACAAGTAA